A single Brevundimonas sp. SL130 DNA region contains:
- the ftsL gene encoding cell division protein FtsL, producing the protein MTTAPFFDYSRNALQRLFDWKVRGVRWIEIIGVALVAVMIVSVYAAKAAAARESGRIAQLEQDIRENGQRVRLLRAEVARLEQPARLENLSRQIGLGPVEVHRQAKEAQLPELKAAPVAAPAAPAVVQAAPAGVAAAAPETVQ; encoded by the coding sequence CTGCAGCGGCTGTTCGACTGGAAGGTCCGCGGCGTGCGCTGGATCGAGATCATCGGCGTGGCCCTGGTCGCGGTGATGATCGTGTCCGTCTATGCGGCCAAGGCGGCGGCGGCGCGCGAAAGCGGCCGCATCGCCCAGCTGGAGCAGGACATTCGCGAAAACGGCCAGCGGGTCCGCCTACTGCGCGCCGAGGTCGCCCGGCTGGAGCAGCCGGCGCGGCTGGAAAACCTGTCGCGTCAGATCGGCTTGGGGCCGGTCGAGGTTCATCGTCAGGCCAAGGAGGCCCAGCTTCCCGAGTTGAAGGCGGCGCCTGTCGCGGCGCCGGCTGCGCCCGCTGTCGTGCAGGCCGCCCCGGCCGGGGTCGCCGCCGCTGCGCCGGAGACGGTGCAATGA
- a CDS encoding peptidoglycan D,D-transpeptidase FtsI family protein: MDLQGRLSPFWRGLSELVWRLEHGFERARADARPEEDTRVRIFLILIVFSCVFAGLAIGASYKALFGEASGRWAGANPDALVRGDLTDRNGELLATNIVHYGLYLDPAEIWDRDQAFRQLRRALPRLPAARLRKVLDGDRRLIVLTGLTPQEKAAVHDLALGGVTFEPEDRRAYPLGTSAVHLIGDADTGGQGTAGAELAFNDEIRAAGQRGENFPLSIDLRIQGVVENELAAAAIQHQAKGAVAIVTDVQTGEVLAMASWPNFTQADRKAAPDGAALNRAVSGHYEMGSVFKTFTVAAGLDTGRADMSTLFDASEAFQIGDRKIQDFHAQNRVMTLEEVYLHSSNIGTSQLAVQMGPDTMRDYFRRLGLLDAAGIELKESARPVLPRRWDNSTLASLSFGYGIMITPAQMVQAMGALTNGGRMIPLSLRRGGARGVQPQQIVTEETSRAVLELMRANVVRGSGGFADAPGLRVGGKTGSANKLVNGRYDPSHALGSFAAVFPVDGPLNAKRYSIFVLMDEPGTYPKTGAYVAAPAVRNIADRIAGFLGVERRADRWRTATGEKTPEYQGVQGDGL; the protein is encoded by the coding sequence ATGGACCTTCAGGGACGGCTGTCGCCCTTCTGGCGCGGTCTGTCGGAACTGGTCTGGCGTCTGGAGCATGGCTTCGAGCGGGCTCGCGCCGACGCCCGGCCGGAAGAAGACACCCGCGTCCGCATCTTCCTGATCCTGATCGTCTTCTCCTGCGTCTTCGCAGGTCTGGCCATCGGCGCCTCGTATAAGGCTCTGTTCGGCGAGGCGAGCGGTCGCTGGGCCGGCGCCAATCCTGACGCCCTGGTGCGCGGCGACTTGACCGATCGCAACGGCGAGCTGCTGGCGACCAACATTGTCCATTATGGCCTCTATCTGGACCCGGCCGAGATCTGGGATCGCGACCAGGCCTTCCGTCAGCTGCGCCGCGCCCTGCCGCGCCTGCCTGCGGCGCGGTTGCGCAAGGTGCTGGACGGGGATCGGCGCCTGATCGTCCTGACCGGACTGACGCCCCAGGAGAAGGCGGCCGTTCACGACCTGGCTCTGGGCGGGGTGACGTTCGAGCCCGAGGATCGCCGCGCCTATCCGCTGGGAACCTCGGCCGTGCACCTGATCGGCGACGCCGATACGGGCGGGCAGGGGACCGCCGGCGCCGAGCTGGCCTTCAACGACGAGATCCGCGCGGCGGGCCAGCGGGGCGAGAACTTCCCCCTGTCCATCGATCTGCGGATCCAGGGCGTGGTCGAGAATGAACTGGCCGCCGCGGCCATCCAACACCAGGCCAAGGGTGCGGTCGCCATCGTCACCGACGTTCAGACCGGCGAGGTCCTGGCCATGGCCAGCTGGCCCAACTTCACCCAGGCCGACCGCAAGGCTGCGCCGGACGGAGCCGCCCTGAACCGCGCCGTCTCGGGCCACTATGAAATGGGGTCGGTGTTCAAGACCTTCACCGTCGCCGCCGGTCTCGACACCGGGCGGGCCGACATGAGCACCCTGTTCGACGCCTCCGAGGCCTTCCAGATCGGCGACCGCAAGATCCAGGACTTCCACGCCCAGAACCGGGTGATGACCCTGGAGGAAGTCTATCTGCACTCGTCCAACATCGGCACCTCGCAGCTGGCGGTGCAGATGGGGCCGGACACCATGCGCGACTATTTCCGCCGTCTGGGCCTGTTGGACGCCGCCGGGATCGAGCTGAAGGAATCGGCGCGTCCGGTCCTGCCGCGTCGCTGGGACAACTCGACCCTGGCCTCGCTGTCGTTCGGCTACGGCATCATGATCACCCCGGCCCAGATGGTGCAGGCCATGGGCGCGCTGACGAACGGCGGTCGGATGATCCCGCTGTCCCTACGTCGCGGCGGCGCCCGTGGGGTCCAGCCGCAGCAGATCGTCACCGAAGAGACCTCGCGCGCCGTTCTGGAGCTGATGCGCGCCAATGTGGTTCGGGGTTCGGGCGGTTTCGCCGACGCCCCCGGCCTGCGGGTCGGCGGCAAGACCGGCTCGGCCAACAAACTGGTCAACGGCCGCTATGATCCCAGCCATGCCCTGGGGTCGTTCGCCGCTGTCTTCCCGGTGGACGGACCGCTGAACGCCAAACGCTACTCGATCTTCGTCCTGATGGACGAGCCGGGGACCTATCCCAAGACCGGCGCCTATGTGGCCGCGCCTGCGGTGCGCAACATCGCCGACCGGATCGCCGGCTTCCTGGGCGTCGAGCGCCGCGCCGACCGCTGGCGCACGGCGACCGGCGAGAAGACCCCCGAGTACCAGGGCGTGCAGGGGGACGGCCTGTGA
- a CDS encoding UDP-N-acetylmuramoyl-L-alanyl-D-glutamate--2,6-diaminopimelate ligase, translating into MNALHLSDLLRRDLASDPIITGVTADSRKVAPGALFVALPGTAADGRAFIPQALAQGAAAVLAPTDTPDSAAPVLVTSGDVRRAYAIAARGFYGAQPKTCVAVTGTNGKTSVAAFCRQIWAGLGHKSASMGTLGVVGQKGAKTYALTGPGLTSPDAAEAARLMAELAAKGVTHVAVEASSHGIDQRRLDGVALKAAAFTNLTQDHLDYHGTMEDYRTAKLRLFEALLPRGRTAVLNADSDAYSAFASASIMAGLGVMGVGERGRDLALIGRQATPEGQRLTLDVRGEVRDILLPLAGAFQASNALVAAGLCIAAGDRPDEVIGALEGLTGAQGRLQRIGAETGRGEVYVDYAHTPDGLETVLTALRPHAAGRLIVVFGAGGDRDRGKRPLMGEIAGRLADVAIVTDDNPRSEDPASIRAQVRTGCPDALEIGDRRAAIEAAVEMMRDGDVVVIAGKGHEQGQIVGGVTHPFDDATVASEALSLNA; encoded by the coding sequence GTGAACGCGCTTCACCTGTCCGATCTGCTGCGTCGCGACCTGGCGTCCGACCCGATCATCACCGGCGTCACCGCCGACAGCCGCAAGGTCGCGCCCGGGGCCCTGTTCGTCGCCCTGCCGGGCACGGCCGCCGACGGCCGCGCCTTCATTCCCCAGGCCCTGGCCCAGGGCGCAGCGGCGGTGCTGGCGCCGACCGATACGCCGGACAGCGCCGCGCCGGTTCTGGTGACCTCGGGCGACGTGCGCCGGGCCTACGCCATCGCCGCGCGCGGCTTCTACGGCGCCCAACCCAAGACCTGCGTGGCGGTGACCGGCACCAACGGCAAGACCTCGGTCGCCGCCTTCTGCCGCCAGATCTGGGCCGGCCTGGGCCACAAGTCGGCCAGCATGGGCACCCTGGGCGTCGTCGGCCAAAAGGGCGCCAAGACCTACGCCCTGACCGGCCCCGGCCTGACCAGCCCTGACGCCGCCGAGGCCGCCCGCCTGATGGCCGAACTGGCCGCCAAGGGCGTGACCCATGTGGCGGTCGAGGCCTCGTCGCACGGCATCGACCAGCGGCGTCTGGACGGGGTGGCGCTGAAGGCGGCCGCCTTCACCAACCTGACCCAGGACCATCTCGATTATCACGGCACGATGGAGGACTATCGCACCGCCAAGCTGCGCCTGTTCGAGGCCCTGCTGCCGCGCGGGCGGACCGCCGTGCTGAACGCCGACTCCGACGCCTATTCCGCCTTTGCTTCGGCCTCGATCATGGCGGGCCTGGGCGTGATGGGGGTGGGCGAGCGCGGGCGCGACCTGGCCCTGATCGGCCGCCAGGCGACGCCGGAGGGGCAGCGTCTGACCCTGGACGTGCGCGGCGAGGTTCGCGACATCCTGCTGCCCCTGGCCGGCGCCTTCCAGGCCTCGAACGCCCTGGTGGCGGCGGGGCTGTGCATCGCCGCCGGCGACCGGCCCGATGAGGTGATCGGCGCCCTGGAAGGCCTGACCGGCGCCCAAGGTCGCCTGCAACGGATCGGCGCCGAGACGGGACGCGGCGAGGTCTATGTCGACTACGCCCATACGCCGGACGGGCTGGAGACGGTGCTGACCGCCCTGCGGCCCCACGCCGCCGGCCGTCTGATCGTGGTCTTCGGCGCCGGCGGCGACCGGGATCGCGGCAAGCGGCCCCTGATGGGCGAGATCGCCGGGCGTCTGGCCGACGTCGCCATCGTCACCGACGACAATCCCCGCAGCGAAGACCCCGCCTCGATCCGCGCCCAGGTCCGCACCGGCTGCCCTGACGCCCTGGAGATCGGCGACCGTCGCGCCGCCATCGAGGCCGCCGTCGAAATGATGCGCGACGGGGATGTGGTGGTCATCGCCGGAAAAGGGCATGAACAGGGTCAGATCGTCGGCGGCGTCACCCACCCGTTCGACGACGCCACTGTCGCGTCCGAGGCCCTGTCGTTGAATGCCTGA
- a CDS encoding UDP-N-acetylmuramoyl-tripeptide--D-alanyl-D-alanine ligase, which yields MPDTSARPLWTAAEVAAATGGVLHGDDRPITGLTYNSREIVAGDLFLALKGARDGHEFAPGAFAAGAAAALVEHAVEGGAYVVVPDTLHGLEALGVAARERAPHIKRGAVTGSVGKTSVTQAIKAGLDLAGPAHASIKSYNNHIGVPLTLARMPVQTQRAVFEIGMNAPGEIAPLSKFVAPHAACVTTVGPVHIEAFADGEAGVAREKASIFQGLVPGGTAVGNGDVAFSGVLCDAAKAVGARLVTFGTDPGHDARLLDFRPDAEGATVFAELFGQPLEYRLAQSGAHWGLNSLCVLLMLNALDVELDTGLQALAGFQSLAGRGQTRTVAIPGGVFTLIDESYNANPLSMTAGFRSLGARPTTGRRIVVLTDMLELGDQSRALHEGLAQPIAAAGLDLVHAAGPEMRRLYDALPTSRRGLWRETAAELAAEASALAAAGDIVMVKGSNGSKASLVAKALADLQTAPSSPDTPPATR from the coding sequence ATGCCTGATACATCCGCCCGCCCGCTCTGGACGGCCGCCGAAGTCGCCGCCGCCACGGGCGGCGTGCTGCACGGCGACGACCGCCCCATCACGGGCCTGACCTACAACAGCCGCGAGATCGTCGCCGGCGACCTGTTTCTGGCCCTGAAGGGCGCGCGCGACGGGCATGAGTTCGCGCCTGGCGCCTTCGCCGCCGGCGCTGCGGCGGCCCTGGTCGAACACGCCGTCGAGGGCGGCGCCTATGTGGTCGTGCCGGACACCCTGCACGGCCTCGAAGCCCTCGGCGTCGCCGCCCGCGAACGCGCGCCCCACATCAAGCGCGGCGCCGTCACCGGCAGCGTCGGCAAGACCAGCGTGACCCAGGCGATCAAGGCCGGCCTGGATCTGGCCGGGCCCGCCCACGCCTCGATCAAGAGCTACAACAACCATATCGGCGTGCCCCTGACCCTGGCCCGCATGCCGGTCCAGACCCAGCGCGCCGTGTTCGAGATCGGCATGAACGCCCCGGGCGAGATCGCGCCCCTGTCGAAGTTCGTGGCTCCCCACGCGGCCTGCGTCACCACCGTCGGTCCGGTCCACATCGAGGCCTTCGCCGACGGCGAGGCGGGCGTGGCGCGCGAGAAGGCTTCCATCTTTCAGGGCCTGGTCCCCGGCGGCACGGCGGTGGGGAACGGCGACGTCGCCTTCTCGGGCGTCCTGTGCGACGCGGCCAAGGCGGTCGGGGCGCGGCTGGTCACCTTCGGGACCGATCCGGGCCATGACGCTCGCCTGCTGGATTTCCGCCCGGACGCGGAAGGGGCCACCGTCTTCGCCGAACTGTTCGGCCAGCCGCTCGAATACCGCCTGGCCCAGTCGGGCGCCCACTGGGGGCTGAACAGCCTGTGCGTCCTGCTGATGCTGAACGCCCTCGACGTCGAACTGGACACGGGCCTTCAGGCCCTGGCCGGCTTCCAGTCTCTCGCGGGCCGGGGCCAGACCCGCACCGTCGCCATCCCCGGCGGCGTCTTCACCCTGATCGACGAGAGCTACAACGCCAATCCGCTGTCGATGACCGCCGGCTTCCGCAGCCTGGGCGCCCGACCCACGACCGGCCGCCGCATCGTGGTCCTGACCGACATGCTGGAGCTGGGCGACCAGAGCCGCGCCCTGCACGAAGGCCTGGCCCAGCCCATCGCGGCCGCCGGTCTGGACCTGGTCCACGCGGCCGGCCCCGAGATGCGGCGCCTGTACGACGCCCTGCCGACCTCCCGACGCGGCCTGTGGCGCGAAACCGCCGCCGAACTCGCCGCCGAGGCGTCCGCGCTGGCGGCGGCCGGCGATATCGTCATGGTCAAGGGATCGAACGGATCCAAGGCGTCCCTGGTCGCCAAGGCCCTGGCCGATCTGCAAACCGCCCCTTCAAGCCCTGACACGCCGCCCGCGACCCGATAG
- the mraY gene encoding phospho-N-acetylmuramoyl-pentapeptide-transferase encodes MFYLLYLYYADVAHQYPLLNLIQYQTVRAALALATAAIVAAAMGSRFINWIRTKQGKGQPIRDDGPVSHLSKVGTPTMGGLMILAGIGVAVFLWGDLTNPYIWIVSGVTAAFGVLGFIDDYAKVTKQTSAGLTSKQKLAAQTVVAVIAGVLTVLWMKASPTSPGLETSIAFPFFKAVLLNIGWFYVAFAAFTIVGFSNAVNLTDGLDGLATVPVMMAAGAFGLIAYLAGNFVFAQYLQVHHVPGAGELAIFCAAMIGGGAGFLWYNAPPAKIFMGDTGSLALGGALGAIAVTTKHELVLGIVGGLFVMEAASVMIQVGYYKLTKKRIFLMAPIHHHFEKMGWPESTVVIRFWIIAGALALLGLSTLKLR; translated from the coding sequence ATGTTCTATCTTCTGTATCTGTATTACGCCGACGTCGCGCATCAGTACCCGCTGCTGAACCTGATCCAGTATCAGACCGTCCGCGCGGCCCTGGCCCTGGCCACGGCGGCCATCGTGGCGGCGGCCATGGGCAGTCGCTTCATCAACTGGATCCGCACCAAACAGGGCAAGGGCCAGCCGATCCGCGACGACGGTCCGGTGTCCCACCTGTCCAAGGTCGGCACCCCCACCATGGGCGGGCTGATGATCCTGGCCGGCATCGGCGTGGCGGTCTTCCTGTGGGGCGACCTGACCAACCCCTATATCTGGATCGTCTCGGGCGTGACGGCGGCCTTCGGCGTGCTGGGCTTCATCGACGACTACGCCAAGGTGACGAAACAGACCTCGGCCGGGCTGACGTCGAAACAGAAACTGGCGGCCCAGACGGTGGTGGCCGTGATCGCCGGGGTTCTGACCGTGCTGTGGATGAAGGCCTCGCCGACCTCGCCGGGGCTTGAGACCTCGATCGCCTTCCCCTTCTTCAAGGCGGTTCTGCTGAACATCGGCTGGTTCTATGTGGCCTTTGCGGCCTTCACCATCGTCGGCTTCTCCAACGCCGTGAACCTGACTGACGGTCTGGACGGGCTGGCGACGGTGCCGGTGATGATGGCGGCCGGCGCCTTCGGCCTGATCGCCTATCTGGCCGGCAACTTCGTCTTCGCCCAGTATCTTCAGGTCCACCACGTGCCGGGCGCCGGCGAACTGGCCATCTTCTGCGCCGCCATGATCGGCGGGGGCGCGGGCTTCCTCTGGTACAATGCCCCCCCGGCCAAGATCTTCATGGGCGACACCGGGTCGCTGGCCCTGGGCGGAGCCCTGGGCGCCATCGCCGTCACCACCAAGCACGAGCTGGTGCTGGGCATCGTCGGCGGCCTGTTCGTGATGGAGGCCGCCTCGGTCATGATCCAGGTCGGCTATTACAAGCTGACCAAGAAGCGCATCTTCCTGATGGCCCCCATCCACCACCACTTCGAGAAGATGGGCTGGCCGGAATCGACCGTGGTCATCCGGTTCTGGATCATCGCCGGGGCGCTGGCTCTGCTCGGCCTGTCGACGCTGAAGCTGAGATGA
- the murD gene encoding UDP-N-acetylmuramoyl-L-alanine--D-glutamate ligase yields MIPVPGYEGRRVAVFGLGRSGITAARALKAGGATPILWDDGVSGRLQAQAEGFVVEDLTTADWSGFAALVLSPGAPLTHPKPHWTVDKAREAGVPVVGDIELFARAIAVLPQGQRPKVVAITGTNGKSTTTALIGWVLQQAGLTVYVGGNIGIGVLALPVPTPGAVYVIEVSSYQLDLTTRFAPDVAILTNVSPDHLDRHGGMEGYVAAKRRIFAAQGPDAVALVGVDEDWGQRILSGLNVRVITICSSAHPRESGDPVLSQGQGAGDQDRGRTDEVDRPKNWVPAFAGMSGIEANPGTIRAQGQTIADLAQARSLPGRHNAQNAAFAYAAARALGVSHDAAVKGLLTFPGLAHRMEAVGHIGPVRFINDSKATNADAARQALASYPAVFWIAGGKPKDGGIDDLTDLFPRVTKAYLIGEAAEAFAHALRDTPHVISKTMDAAVAAAAADAQAAGGDQIVLLSPACASFDQYPDFEVRGEAFRAAVLALGATPETAR; encoded by the coding sequence ATGATCCCCGTTCCCGGCTATGAGGGCAGGCGGGTCGCGGTCTTCGGCCTGGGACGGTCGGGGATCACGGCCGCGCGCGCGCTGAAGGCCGGAGGCGCGACGCCGATCCTTTGGGACGACGGCGTCTCGGGCCGGCTTCAGGCCCAGGCCGAGGGCTTCGTGGTCGAGGATCTGACGACCGCCGACTGGTCCGGCTTCGCCGCCCTGGTCCTGTCGCCCGGCGCCCCCCTGACCCATCCCAAGCCGCACTGGACCGTGGACAAGGCGCGCGAGGCCGGCGTGCCGGTCGTCGGCGATATCGAGCTCTTCGCCCGCGCCATCGCTGTCCTGCCTCAGGGGCAGCGGCCGAAGGTCGTGGCCATCACCGGCACCAACGGCAAGTCCACGACGACCGCCCTGATCGGCTGGGTGCTGCAACAGGCGGGCCTGACAGTCTATGTCGGCGGCAATATCGGCATCGGCGTCCTGGCCCTGCCCGTGCCGACGCCGGGCGCCGTCTATGTGATCGAGGTCTCCAGCTATCAGCTGGACCTGACGACCCGCTTCGCGCCGGACGTGGCGATCCTGACCAATGTCTCGCCGGACCATCTGGACCGTCATGGCGGGATGGAGGGCTATGTCGCCGCCAAGCGGCGGATATTCGCCGCCCAGGGACCGGATGCCGTGGCCCTAGTCGGGGTGGACGAGGACTGGGGGCAGAGGATTTTGTCCGGCCTGAACGTCCGGGTCATCACCATCTGCTCTTCCGCTCATCCCCGCGAAAGCGGGGACCCAGTCCTTTCGCAGGGGCAGGGCGCTGGGGATCAAGATCGTGGCCGCACGGACGAAGTGGACCGCCCAAAGAACTGGGTCCCCGCTTTCGCGGGGATGAGCGGGATTGAGGCTAATCCGGGCACCATCCGCGCCCAAGGCCAGACTATTGCAGATCTTGCACAGGCCCGCTCGCTCCCCGGCCGGCACAACGCCCAGAACGCCGCATTCGCCTATGCCGCCGCGCGGGCCCTGGGCGTATCGCATGACGCCGCCGTCAAAGGCCTGCTGACCTTCCCCGGCCTGGCCCACCGGATGGAGGCCGTCGGCCATATCGGCCCGGTTCGCTTCATCAATGACTCCAAGGCCACCAACGCCGACGCCGCGCGTCAGGCCCTGGCCTCCTATCCGGCCGTCTTCTGGATCGCGGGCGGCAAGCCCAAGGACGGCGGCATCGACGACCTGACCGACCTCTTCCCGCGCGTGACCAAAGCCTATCTGATCGGCGAGGCGGCCGAAGCCTTCGCCCACGCCCTGCGCGACACGCCTCACGTCATCTCGAAAACCATGGACGCCGCCGTCGCCGCCGCGGCCGCTGACGCCCAGGCTGCCGGCGGCGACCAGATCGTGCTACTGTCGCCCGCCTGCGCCAGTTTCGACCAGTACCCCGACTTCGAGGTGCGGGGCGAGGCCTTCCGCGCCGCCGTGCTGGCCCTCGGCGCAACCCCGGAGACAGCCCGATGA
- a CDS encoding FtsW/RodA/SpoVE family cell cycle protein: protein MSASYTPAFSRNDQSPVAQWFWTVDRGLLSAALALMGLGVALSFASSPAAILADESITDPFHYSWRMMVFSGLGLTLMLTSSLLSPRGVRRIAVLALFGAILVMMALPFIGDTVKGAARWVNFGPFSLQPSEFAKPGLIVFAAWMFAEAQKGQGVPGVTIAFGFYALTVCLLLIQPDIGQTLLITTTFMAVFFMAGVPFKWMAVLASAGMAGLVSLYFVFGHMRDRLSRFFSPETTDTHQIDAASEAIRAGGLVGRGVGEGVMKRHVPDLHTDFIYSVGAEEFGLVLSLTMIGLYAFIVVRGLRRAMKLTDPFEQTAAAGLFMLIGLQACINVAVNLNLIPTKGMTLPFISYGGSSMLAMGLTMGFALALTRRRPGAYEPGASLARPGRRLL, encoded by the coding sequence ATGAGCGCCTCCTACACCCCCGCCTTCTCGCGCAACGACCAGAGCCCGGTCGCCCAGTGGTTCTGGACCGTGGATCGCGGCCTGCTGAGCGCGGCCCTGGCGCTGATGGGGCTGGGCGTGGCGCTCAGCTTCGCCTCCAGCCCGGCGGCCATTCTGGCCGATGAATCGATCACCGACCCCTTCCACTATTCCTGGCGGATGATGGTCTTCTCGGGCCTGGGCCTGACCCTGATGCTGACCAGTTCGCTGCTGTCGCCGCGCGGGGTGCGCCGCATCGCCGTCCTGGCCCTATTCGGCGCCATCCTCGTGATGATGGCCCTGCCGTTTATCGGCGACACGGTGAAGGGCGCCGCCCGCTGGGTCAATTTCGGCCCCTTCAGCCTGCAACCGTCCGAGTTCGCCAAGCCCGGCCTGATCGTTTTCGCCGCCTGGATGTTCGCCGAGGCGCAGAAGGGGCAGGGGGTGCCGGGCGTGACCATCGCCTTCGGCTTCTACGCCCTGACGGTCTGCCTGCTGCTGATCCAGCCGGACATCGGCCAGACGCTTTTGATCACCACCACCTTCATGGCCGTCTTCTTTATGGCCGGGGTGCCGTTCAAATGGATGGCGGTCCTGGCCAGCGCGGGCATGGCCGGCCTGGTGTCGCTCTATTTCGTCTTCGGCCATATGCGCGACCGCCTCAGCCGCTTCTTCTCGCCCGAGACCACCGACACCCACCAGATCGACGCCGCCTCGGAGGCCATTCGCGCCGGCGGCCTGGTCGGACGCGGGGTGGGCGAGGGGGTGATGAAACGTCACGTCCCCGACCTGCACACCGACTTCATCTATTCGGTCGGGGCCGAGGAGTTCGGACTGGTGCTCAGCCTGACCATGATCGGCCTGTACGCCTTCATCGTGGTGCGTGGCCTGCGCCGGGCCATGAAGCTGACCGACCCGTTCGAGCAGACGGCGGCGGCGGGCCTGTTCATGCTGATCGGGCTTCAGGCCTGTATCAATGTGGCGGTGAACCTGAACCTGATCCCGACCAAGGGCATGACCCTGCCCTTCATCAGCTACGGCGGCTCGTCCATGCTGGCCATGGGCCTGACCATGGGCTTCGCCCTGGCCCTGACCCGTCGTCGGCCGGGGGCGTATGAACCGGGCGCCAGCCTGGCGCGGCCGGGACGGCGGTTGCTGTAA